A single window of Uloborus diversus isolate 005 chromosome 5, Udiv.v.3.1, whole genome shotgun sequence DNA harbors:
- the LOC129223297 gene encoding LOW QUALITY PROTEIN: uncharacterized protein LOC129223297 (The sequence of the model RefSeq protein was modified relative to this genomic sequence to represent the inferred CDS: deleted 1 base in 1 codon), translating into MNRQKLSYGALTLAVIVVARGVACGPTATKLSHKAGVFKDFASENTKVSLSCRSKDIVVNLAFTHPFRGLVHAGRKDGDCSFRGDGNRTYSLNVPHTSCGTIHVTPQDSFANTLTIRYHPALELEGDEIKTILCKYGTGSIQLDNMTSSRRDGNFSIKTTRTHTEETMTTLLWACQWQYLTKMTSRDASKNTYILKHIFFNTILEFEVYIRQKPKKIVVARGVACGPTATKLSHKAGVFKDFASENTKVSLSCRSKDIVVNLAFTHPFRGLVHAGRKDGDCSFRGDGNRTYSLNVPHTSCGTITCANSMAPSMSYLHCRVQTPQDSFANTLTIRYHPALELEGDEIKTILCKVRNRKHTTGIT; encoded by the exons ATAGTTGTAGCACGTGGCGTAGCATGCGGTCCGACGGCGACGAAATTAAGTCACAAAGCCGGCGTCTTCAAAGATTTCGCCTCTGAAAATACCAAAG TGTCCTTGTCCTGTCGCTCCAAGGACATAGTAGTGAACTTGGCCTTCACTCATCCCTTCCGAGGCCTGGTGCATGCAGGGAGAAAGGATGGAGATTGCAGCTTTAGGGGGGATGGAAACCGTACGTACTCACTCAACGTACCGCACACTTCCTGTGGTACAATACATGTG ACCCCACAAGACAGTTTTGCAAACACTCTGACGATTCGATACCATCCTGCATTGGAGCTGGAAGGAGACGAGATCAAAACAATTCTCTGCAAGTACGGAACAGGAAGCATACAACTGGATAACATGACATCAAGTAGAAGGGATGGCAACTTTAGCATTAAGACAACCAGAACCCACACAGAAGAGACAATGACTACACTACTGTGGGCATGTCAATGGCAGTATCTTACAAAAATGACTTCTAGAGATGCTTCAAAAAACACATacattttgaaacacatttttttcaatacaatatTGGAATTTGAAGTTTACATTCGGCAGAAACCAAAAAAG ATAGTTGTAGCACGTGGCGTAGCATGCGGTCCGACGGCGACGAAATTAAGTCACAAAGCCGGCGTCTTCAAAGATTTCGCCTCTGAAAATACCAAAG TGTCCTTGTCCTGTCGCTCCAAGGACATAGTAGTGAACTTGGCCTTCACTCATCCCTTCCGAGGCCTGGTGCATGCAGGGAGAAAGGATGGAGATTGCAGCTTTAGGGGGGATGGAAACCGTACGTACTCACTCAACGTACCGCACACTTCCTGTGGTACAATTACATGTG CTAATTCAATGGCTCCATCTATGAGCtatctacactgccgtgtgcag ACCCCACAAGACAGTTTTGCAAACACTCTGACGATTCGATACCAT CCTGCATTGGAGCTGGAAGGAGACGAGATCAAAACAATTCTCTGCAAAGTACGGAACAGGAAGCATACAACTGGGATAACATGA